In Streptomyces liangshanensis, the DNA window TGCTGCTCGGGATGGACCGCGCCAAGGGGCTCTTCCGGCGGGCGATCCTCCAGAGCGGCGGCGCCCACCACTTCCTCACCCCGGCCTCCGCGCGGCTGGTCACGGCCCGCCTGGCGGAGAAACTGGGCGTCGCCCCCACCGCGGAGGCCCTCGCCGGGGTGCCCGCCGGCCTGCTGCTCCCCGCGCAGACCGAGCTGCGCGCCGAGATCGTGGCCCGGCCCGACCCCTCCCTGTGGGGCGAGGCCGCCGTCAACCTGATGCCGTTCGAGCCGGTGCGGCCCCGGCTGATCCTGCCCGGGCCCGACCGCGGGGTCGACCTGCTCGTCGGCAGCAACCGGGAGGAGTACCGGCTGTTCCTCGTGCCGTCGGGACGGCTGGACCTGCTGACCTGGGACAGGCTGCGCGCGACCGCGCGCGCGTACGGCCTCGATCCGGGGCCCGCGCTGGCCCGGTACGGGGAGGCGCGGCCCGGGGCGGGCGCCGGCGAGCTGTACGACGCGCTCGTGACGGACTGGTTTTACCGGATCCCGGCGATCCGGCTCGCCGAGGCGGTCCCCGGCTCGTACGTGTACGAGTTCGCGTGGCGCTCCCCGCGCTTCGGCGGCCGGCTGGGCGCGTGCCACTCCGCCGAGCTGGGGTTCGTGTTCGACCGGCTGCGCGACCCGGTGTACGCCCCGATGCTGGGCGAGGACGCGCCGCAGGGCGTCGCCGACGCGATGCACGGGGCGTGGGTGGAGTTCGCGAGGACGGGCGATCCGGGCTGGCGGGCGTACGACCGGGACACGCGGACGACGATGGTGTTCGGGGCGGGGGCGGGGGCGGGGGCCGGGAGCGGGGACGGGGCCGCGGGCGCGACGGTCGCCGAGGCCGTCGCGGATCCGGGGGCGGCGACCAGGGCGGTCTGGGAGGGGCTGCGCTGACCTGCGAGGACGCCGGTCCGGGGCCGGTTGTCGGACCGTGATGTCAGACCCCCCGCCTAGACTCGCAGTCAGTCGGATCCCGGGGTGGATCCTGGGGTGGGAGGGAGGTGGCGTCATGGAGCGAATCACGCATACCGCCGTGCGGCCGTCGTCCCGCGCGCCCCTGCCGGGCGGGACTGCCGGCGCCCCGTCCGGTGCCGTGTCCGGCCCGCCGTCCGTCCTGTCGTCCGGCGTCCTGTCCTCGTCCGTGCCGCCCGGTCTCACGCGTTGCGCGGCCGTCTTCCTGCCCGCCGGGCTGCCCCGCGAGGGACGCGTCGCCTTCTGGGCCCCGGAGGGGGACCTGCCCGCCTGGCCGGACGAGGACGGGACTCCGCCGGGCCCCGCTGGCGGGACCGGCGCCGCGCGGGGGCGGGCGCGTGGTGACGAGATCACGGGCCGGGCGGAGCGCGGCGAGATCACGGTCGTCCGGCGCGGGGAGGACGGTCGGATCGACGCGCGTCCGGTGCCCGCCCTGGTGATGCCCGTCGCCGACGCCGTCCCGCTGCTGGCCCGCGCCCGGCGGGACAGGTCCGCGCATCCCGCCTCGGCGTGCTGGGGGGCCGCCGCGCTGCACGCGCTCCAGCTGGCCGCGCGCGGCAGGCTGCTGCCCGGGCTCACCGCCTCCGACCACGACGCCTGGCGGGCGGGCCCGCTCGACGCGGACGACATCGCGCAGCTGAGGGCGATCGCCGCCGCGATGCCTCCGGAGGCGTACGCGGTACCGGTCGCGGACCCGGAGCCGGGGACGGGCCAGGAGGAGCGGGTGACCGGTCCGGGCGCCGACCCGCGCGGGCTCAGCCTGCCGGACCCCGAGGCGCTGGTACGGGCGTTCCTGGACGCCGTGGCGGACGCCCTGCCCCGTACGCCCGCCGCGGCGTTCGCCGCCGGGAAGCCCTTCGCCGCCCGGGCCGCCCAGCATCTGCCGGGCGCCCGGACATGGGCCGCCGAGGCAGCGGCCGGCATGGACGCGGGCGTACGGGTGTCGCTGCGCCTCGACCTGTCCGCGTACGACCTCTTCGACACGACCGGAGCGGGCGAGGAGGCGGCGGACACCGCCGCCTCCCGGCCCGGCGGCCCCCTGACACCGCGCCGCGCCGACGCCGGCACCGGCGCCGACCCGATCACGCGCCGCGCCGGCGCCGCCCTCGTCCAGGTCCACAGCCTCGCCGACCCCACCCTCGTCCTGGACGCCGGCCGCCTGTGGGCGGGCGACGGGGACGCGAGCTTCGGCCCCCGGGCCCGGGTCGACGCGATGCTCGCCCTGCGCCGCGCCGCACGCGTCTGGACCCCCCTCGGACGGCTGCTGGAGCGCGACGTCCCCGACGCGCTGTCGCTCTCCGAGGACGAGCTGTACGACCTGCTCGGCCCCGCCGCCGCCCGCCTCGCCGCGGCCGGGGTCGCCGTGCACTGGCCCCGGGAGCTGGTGCGCTCGCTCACCGCGTCGGCGGTGGTCCGCGCCGCCCCCGGGTCCGCCACCGACGGCACCCCGTTCTTCGACAGCGCGGAGCTGCTCAAGTTCAACTGGCAGGTGGCGCTCGACGGCGATGCCCTCACCGAGCGGGAGATGGACGCGCTCGCCGAGTCCACCCGCCCCATCGTGCGGCTGCGCGACCAGTGGGTGGTCGTCGACCCCGCCCTCGTCCGCAAGGCACGCAAGCGGGAGCTGGGCCTCCTGGAGCCCGTCGACGCCCTCGCGATCGCCCTCACCGGCACGGCGGAGGTCGACGGCGAGACGGTGGCGGCCGTCCCGACGGGCGCCCTGGCCGTGCTGCGCGACCGGCTCGTCGCGGGCCCGAAGGCCGTGCCCCAGCCGCCCGCCCTCACCGCCACGCTGCGCGACTACCAACTGCGCGGCCTCGCCTGGCTGGACCTGATGACCTCGCTCGGCCTCGGCGGCTGCCTCGCCGACGACATGGGCCTCGGCAAGACCATCACCGTCATCGCCCTGCACCTGCACCGGGCGCACCCGGCGCCGACCCTGGTCGTCTGCCCGGCCTCGCTCCTCGGCAACTGGCAGCGGGAGATCACCCGCTTCGCCCCCGGCGTGGCCGTGCACCGCTTCCACGGCGCGGGACGCTCCCTGGACGAGGCGGGCGACGGCTTCGTCCTCACCACCTACGGCACGATGCGCTCCAGCGCCGCCGAACTGGCCGCCCACGACTGGGGGATGGTCGTCGCCGACGAGGCCCAGCACGTCAAGAACCCGTTCTCCTCCACGGCCAAGGCCCTGCGCACGATCCCCTCGCCCGCCAGGATCGCGCTCACCGGCACCCCCGTGGAGAACAACCTGTCCGAGCTGTGGGCGCTCCTCGACTGGACCACCCCCGGCCTGCTCGGCCCGCTCAAGGCCTTCCGCTCCCGCCACGCCCGCATCGTGGAGAACGTGGAGAACGCGCGCGCGGCCGACGTCAAGGACGCCGACAACGAACAGGCCGTGGAGCGGCTGGCCCGCCTCGTGCGCCCGTTCCTGCTCCGGAGGAAGAAGTCCGACCCCGGCATCGTGCCCGAGCTGCCGCCCAAGACCGAGAGCGACCACCCCGTCGCCCTCACCCGCGAACAGGCCTCCCT includes these proteins:
- a CDS encoding carboxylesterase/lipase family protein — its product is MEPQCTTRQGQVRGRESATTGVTSFLGIPYATAPRFGAPVAVEPWEGVRPAVAYGPTAPKAPYAPPLDALVPENVIPGEPGESCLNLNVWTPSRGPGARLPVMVWVHGGAFANGSGSTSAYDGTAFARDGVVCVTFNYRLGAEGFCHLDGVPDNRGLLDQIAALEWVRDNIASFGGDPDRVTVFGESAGAMSIGVLLGMDRAKGLFRRAILQSGGAHHFLTPASARLVTARLAEKLGVAPTAEALAGVPAGLLLPAQTELRAEIVARPDPSLWGEAAVNLMPFEPVRPRLILPGPDRGVDLLVGSNREEYRLFLVPSGRLDLLTWDRLRATARAYGLDPGPALARYGEARPGAGAGELYDALVTDWFYRIPAIRLAEAVPGSYVYEFAWRSPRFGGRLGACHSAELGFVFDRLRDPVYAPMLGEDAPQGVADAMHGAWVEFARTGDPGWRAYDRDTRTTMVFGAGAGAGAGSGDGAAGATVAEAVADPGAATRAVWEGLR
- a CDS encoding DEAD/DEAH box helicase, which codes for MERITHTAVRPSSRAPLPGGTAGAPSGAVSGPPSVLSSGVLSSSVPPGLTRCAAVFLPAGLPREGRVAFWAPEGDLPAWPDEDGTPPGPAGGTGAARGRARGDEITGRAERGEITVVRRGEDGRIDARPVPALVMPVADAVPLLARARRDRSAHPASACWGAAALHALQLAARGRLLPGLTASDHDAWRAGPLDADDIAQLRAIAAAMPPEAYAVPVADPEPGTGQEERVTGPGADPRGLSLPDPEALVRAFLDAVADALPRTPAAAFAAGKPFAARAAQHLPGARTWAAEAAAGMDAGVRVSLRLDLSAYDLFDTTGAGEEAADTAASRPGGPLTPRRADAGTGADPITRRAGAALVQVHSLADPTLVLDAGRLWAGDGDASFGPRARVDAMLALRRAARVWTPLGRLLERDVPDALSLSEDELYDLLGPAAARLAAAGVAVHWPRELVRSLTASAVVRAAPGSATDGTPFFDSAELLKFNWQVALDGDALTEREMDALAESTRPIVRLRDQWVVVDPALVRKARKRELGLLEPVDALAIALTGTAEVDGETVAAVPTGALAVLRDRLVAGPKAVPQPPALTATLRDYQLRGLAWLDLMTSLGLGGCLADDMGLGKTITVIALHLHRAHPAPTLVVCPASLLGNWQREITRFAPGVAVHRFHGAGRSLDEAGDGFVLTTYGTMRSSAAELAAHDWGMVVADEAQHVKNPFSSTAKALRTIPSPARIALTGTPVENNLSELWALLDWTTPGLLGPLKAFRSRHARIVENVENARAADVKDADNEQAVERLARLVRPFLLRRKKSDPGIVPELPPKTESDHPVALTREQASLYEAVVRETMAAIEAAEGIARRGLVMKLLTALKQICNHPAQYLKEDTARLTGRSGKLALLDELLDTILAEDGSVLVFTQYVSMARLLSAHLASRAIPSQLLNGGTPVAERERMVDRFQSGETPVFVLSLKAAGTGLNLTRAGHVVHFDRWWNPAVEEQATDRAYRIGQTQHVQVHRLIAEGTVEDRIAEMLQAKRALADAVLGSGEAALTELTDRELADLVSLRRQT